CAGCGTCGGGCAGCCTCGCATGAAGTGGCTCGGAATCGAAGAAGGCCACCATTCGCTGTCTCACGAACCTGACAGCAATGAAGAGTCTTACGAAAAGCTGATCAAGATCAACACCTGGTACTGTGAGCAGGTTGCCTATCTCGCTAAACGGCTCTCCGAAACTCCAGAACCGGGTGCGGACGGCTCAATGCTCGATCACACAACGATCGTGTGGACCAACGAGTTGGGTAAAGGTAACTCACACACTCGCAACAACATTCCGTTCGTGATGGTCGGTGGAGGACTCGGTTGGAAGACCGGCGTCGCTCACGACTTCAAGAGCGTGCCGCACAACCGACTGCTCATGAGCTTCTGTGAAGCTATGGGCTATCCGGTCGACTCGTTCGGAAACCCAGACTTCTGCAACGACGGTGTCCTCACTGGAATTGCGTAGTCAGCACCTCAGCCTGTTCAGCTGAGGACTTGCTTCAATACAAAACGCTTTCACCAGGCGATTGCGCGACACATGTCAGCGCAATCGCCTTTTTCAATGTTTCCGGGTGTAGAGCATGTCGCCGATCACATATCCGGCACCCTGGCCACCTCCAAGCAGGAAGCCAGATTTCTATGATCGCATCCCAGTTGCGGGAGAGATACTTCGATCAATTTGTGAACTCGCAACGGGCAGTGCCTATTGGAAGTCACAAAACGAGATCGCGAATCAGATTGAAATCCAACTCCAGGCACGTAGCGGGGAGCGTTTCGAGTGGCCAGCTCACGATGAACATCAGATCGTTCTCGAAGCACTCCAGGAAACGGTCTGCTTCTGGAAAGGAGTTGATCAGTTTTGCCCTCATCCAGACGACCCGGCAGTTCTTCTGTTTTGGGGACCATTTGATGACTTGAGCCCCCTCTGTTTTCAAACCGCCTTGGAGAAGAAGATCGAGCGGCGACCAATCCCACATGTTTCGGAATGCATTTTCGGCCCGGTCCCTCCCTTAGGTTTCTACGATGTCGGCAAAGCTCTTTCCTCAAAATGTACGATCGGCGAAGTGCTCAACTTTTACGTCAACTGGATGATCGAAGACATCAAAAGCTAGGTTCAACTGGTATGACGATTGATACATTTCGGTTTTGAGGTAGTTAGAAGCACACACCACATCCCGCGTGTGATTCGACGATCCGGTTAAATTCAATTCTGGAGGACGGTTGATTCGGTGAAGAAAATCCATCGGAGTTCACCGGATGCGCGGACCACTTGAGAAGCAAAAAGTTGTGATTGCTGGCGGGAGTGGTTTCGTCGGGCTGTCACTCGCCAGACATCTTGCTGATCGTGGAGCATCCGTTGTGCTCTTTTCACGGACTCTGCCGAGAGTCGACGGGCCTTGGAAACATCATCGATGGGATGGACGAACTCTGGGCGACTGGGTGGAGCAACTCAACGGAGCGAACGGTCTCATTAACCTCGCTGGCCGAAGCGTTGACTGCATAAAGACTCCAGATCATCAGGATGAAATCTTGCGTTCGCGAGTCGAATCGACACGAATTCTTGGAGCAGCCCTGCGTACTCTTTCGTCTCCGCCGAGCATATGGGTGCAGATGAGCACAGCCCACATTTATGGGGATCCACCGACTTTGCTTTGCGATGAAGACACAGCCCTCGGGTACGGTCTGGCCCCAGACGTCGGACGGGCCTGGGAACAAGCGTTCCATGAGAGTCTTCTACCGACGCAACGTGCTGTGATTCTGAGGACCAGTTTCGTATTGGGACGAGATGCAGGTGCGGGGAGTGGCGCTCTGAACAAGTTGGTTCCGCTGGTTCGATTCGGCCTCGGTGGGACGGTTGGAAGCGGATCGCAGGGAATGAGCTGGATTCACTATGAGGACATGAACAGGCTGTTCGAAAGAGGACTCACGAACCCTGACATGCAGGGCGTGTATATCGCGTCAGCTCCGAATCCAGTCTCTCAGGCTGAATTCATGCGGGAGCTCCGTCGAGCAGTGGGCATGCCGATCGGCCTTCCCGCAGCTTCGTGGATGGTCCGAATCGGTGCAAAACTACTTCTACGAACAGATCCAGATTTGGCACTCTACGGCCGGTACGTCCATTCCAGGCGCCTCGAAGAAGAATCGTTTCAATTCTGCCAGCCAACCATTCGAGAGGCATTGCACGACGTTTTGAGCTGAAGCTCCGAGAATTGCCTGCAGCACCAAACGCCTCAGTTTGAGATCATCCCACTGTTGCTGCGAAGACCTGATCGGCGAAGTAAACTGTTGCGTGAACTCAGGAATTAATTGCGTTTCTCTCGTTCAGCCCAAAAGAAAACCCCACGGTCGCGGAATTCGCCACCTTGGGGCTTATAAATTTTTCTGAACCTGAGGTTCAAGTTAGGTGAACATAGCGGGAAGGTCAATTCTCGACAAAATGAACTTTGAAAACTATGAGCGGGGGGTGAATAGTTTCTGTAAGACTTTGGAGTGGGCATTCTTCTCGGTAGGCGATTCGGATAGAAGGCCGTGAGATCTGTTCTATTGCATGTTGACCAACTAATCACAGGAGTCAGTAGCACGGTGTGCCTCATCTGCGACATCAACTAGCGGCGTTGTGCAGGTTCGGAGCACGTTGACGATCTGCACAATCTGCAGCGGTCGAAAAGACCGATGCGAGTTGCCGGAGAACTCGAATGAAATGAGTTATGGACACCGATACGCAGTTTGCAGGGACTCGTTGAAATCCGTACGCATCCACACGAGCGGCTGCAAGCTGACCTTCAGGCCATTTACGGCGTTAACTCGTGAGACTGATGACCGCCATTTGCGTGCCATCAACCCACGTTAATTCTTGATAGGAAGCCAGTCTTCCGCTCTCCATCGCACGCGCGTGATTACAACCATCAACACTGCACCTAGACCCCATAAGACAAGACTGGCTGGCTCTGGAATGACTCGTCCTTCTAGAGCGAACGCACGATCTCCTTGACGAACAAGTCTTTCTCCCGACGGGAGGATATCCTGAATTGTGAGATCATCAGGCCCAAATCCGGCTTTCCAAGAAAAGAGCGGATTGAATGAGACAGATCGAGAGAGAGTAGAAAACCAATAAGTCTGCCCGCCATTCACTTGGATCGGACTACTGAGGTGTGCCTCAAACTCGAATACCGGAACACTGTCTCCGGAAAAGTTGCCATTAAACAGAAAGGTGCTGTTGATACTTGCGACCGAAAAGTTTTCGGTCTTTATCGCAGCACCAGGTTCTCCTCCGGAGTCAGACCAAAAACTTATGTCCCAGGTCACAGTCTCAGCAACAACAGGATTATTTCCTGGAGTGATTGAGTCCCAATAAAAACCTTGCCAGCGAACGTTGGTGATCATCGAATCGGCGGTCAGCTCGAAATTGTCGAAGGATTGAAAACCATTGCCTCCGTTGTCCAAATCCGAAGTCCAACTGAACCCTGTCACGTTGTTGAAAGGCGCCTGTTCATACAGAAGTATATCAGCCTTTGCTGTCTGAAGATTTGAAACAATTAGTATGGACGCTGCTGCTAACGTATAGAAATGGCGATTCATTGATCTTCCTTCAAATTGTTTCGGTTTTTCTTCTCCAAAAAGCAAATATGTGGCAGACTGGCCCGAGCCGTAAGAATCATGGGACCAGCACGTGCAACGTATCATGTTGGTCTGGACTCGAGTAATCGACCTGAACTCGAGCGTGCAGTTTTTCTGCCTTCAGCGTAAATTCAACTTCCAGTCGACGGAGCCACTCCAGGAATTCGAATCGATAAGCTTCCGGGACGACGATTTCAGGGTCATCTCCATTAAGCTTGGTCATTGTCGATGTGAGTACGACGAGTCCAGCTTCGCTCTGGAGCTGCTGAATCGTGCCGCCTGCGGCACAGACGACTTTTCCGCCAATTGACTTTTCCAATGTGTCGCGTACGCGTTGGACCGAAACGTTGAGCCACATCGAGGTTCGGTTCAAAAATTGGATTGTTGCGTCGCTGTCTTGTTTACACTGGTAATAGCGGGACGTTCGAAGATAGGGAAAAACCTGTGATGATCGGACATCGTCGAGAGCAAAGAACACTTGTGCCGATCGAGACGTTGACTCCAAGGCAAGTTCATTGAAAACTTGATCTCGAACTGCAGCACTTTGCCCGTAAACTGACCAATTGCCAGCCTCAATTTCCTTCCGATCAATGTTAGCCAGCTGTCGCGCCCTATCGGATGAAGCCATGGATTGAAAGAGCAAGACCAGTCGCTGAGTGGGCGTTGCGAACACGAATTGCGAAACGCGCACAGCTTTCGCAATGTGCTTAACTAGGATTCGAATAAAGTTCTTAGGTGCAATCTCATTTTGGAAATTGGATGCAAACTGTTCCAGCAGTTTGAGACCTTGGAGTCCACCGGGGCGTATTGCTGCGTAACTGTTCTGCCTGCCAAATGAACTTCCTTCAAACCTCCCCATCGGCTCGACAACTCCATCCCTAATTCGAAATGGGACCTCGTCATCTTGAATTCCAAGGCGAACGTTATAAGGTTCTGGAAAGTTCTTCAGTGTGGCGGAAAGGCTTAGCAGATCACTCTTCTTGACAGTTTGAGTACGATGCTCCTCGCCCAGATATCTCGTAAGGAATGCGTACTCCTGACGGGCATAGGGTGTGACTCCAATGTCCAATAGAACACGGTTCTGGCCCTCAGCTGGAGGTTCTTCTGCTGAAATCGTCACAATTACTGGGTCCACTCGCCTCCATTGACGTGAATATGCGGCCGTAAACTGTTGGTAGGAGTTGAGCTCCTCTTTCGTCACTGAGTTGACCGGAACATCTGCAATGGGAAGAAACGTTCCAATTCCACCTCGGAGGGAATCGACAACGCCATCGTCAAGGAGGAGCGAAGTCGAACCGTCAGCCCGATCAAGAAAGAAGCTCGGGAGAAACCTTGAACGAACGAGACCTTCGAGCGATTGATCGGCATGACTTTCCGCTGAAGCTACGAACCTGGCCAAGGTGAGTTGCTCTAAGTCCCTTCTGGCGAGCTTGCGCCGAGCATTCTCAATGCGATATGCAGGAGTCGTGACGCTGCGGAAGAACGGATCAGACAAATAGATCGATGCCACTTTGTTGCGATTTTTCGGAACTTGACTGCAGGCATATTGATACTCAGGCAGTCCTCCTAATCCGCGACCTGATTCGGCGGTGTCCAAAAAACGATGTGCGAGATGCTGACAGTTTGTCAACAGACTGTATTTCCCTCTTGATGTATAGAGGCAGCGAATCCGATTGTCGGGAGTGGAGACCTTCCAGATGTTTCGTCCCTGATATTGCTCTGATGTCTGTTTCAGCCCAAGTTGATTCTTGGTTTCGTGCCATCCGATCCCCAATATGCGAGAAACGTCATCTTCATGATCAGATTCGAACAAAATACCGAGCCCAGCCCCATTCTCGAATTCCAGGTCGGTTCCGATGAGAGCGCAATCCGAAATGACTTCGTCAATGCCCTTTTCCACGATTTGGCGGGGGCTGAAACATAACTGCCGTTCGTATCGAGAGCGGAGCTCGGGATCGACATTTTTAACGGCGACAATGTCCGACATGCCGCCACCCCAGCCCATCAGTAGATCCCGAACCCAAAGGTAGTTTTGAATCCGTCCGCATCGAAGATAGAAACATTCCGGCGGGACCGCCGATGCAATTGGTTCGACCTGGAAGTTGCTGCCCAAAAATGGAGTCGTAACGCTCGCTATTTGAATTGGACGAGGGAGAGGATAGATCGCTTCTTCCGGTTGCCTCGATTGTTTAACTTCTTCATCTGTCATCATGGCGAGTCGAACTGACTCAAACCCAAACAGCATTTCGACCGAACGTTCAAATTGGCGCTCGAGATCGGTGCTGCGACGACGACGCCTGCGGTTTGGCCTTTCCAGCTGCATTCGGCGGGCGAGCATGTCGAGAAAATAATCACGAACCGTCTCCAGTTCTTCTGCGACAGTAAGAACGTCATCGTTTGTAAAATAGAACCACCATTTCTTCAGCAGATCGCGATGTGCTCGCTGGTCATCGATGACTCTGGAAACTCGAATCTCGATTGGATCGCCGAATCCCGTTAGCGTTACCGAGAAGGGCTCTTTTCCTTTAAATAAGAAGATCACTTCAGCTTCAGACTGCGTTTCAGGGGAAGCCTTTTCGACTTTTGAAGTGAAATAGAGAATCGGTCGCTCGTGTGATTTGGTGAGGACTGCGATTCGATCGTTCCGAAGCTCTGTGATGTCAGCGAGCTTGAGGTGAATCCTGCCGACACTCAAAGGCTCCCCGGAATAAGCGACTAACTCCAGGATCGCAGGTGTGACATTCGACGAGGATGAAATTCGGTGATCAATGATCGTAGCCTCCTGAACTCTCGATTCCCCTGGATTCGAAAGGTCACCAAGCGGGTCAGGAGGACCATCTGCAAAAGTGTTGATCGAACCTTCGAAAAGGAGAAACGAGAGGATCGTTGCTATCCCAACATTGTGACTGTTGCAGCGTTTCGACATGACTGCCTCTTGTCGTGAGTAGTTCAAGATGGTTCAAAGCAAGAGAGGAATCGACTGCATATCACTCTTACCGTAAACAACCTAACCGGCCCGCCATCTTTTGCCAGAATTTGAATTGAAGATTGTTCGAGGACTGATTGGCCAGCGGATATTGAATCGCATATTGAGTTGAGAGTGGCACCTGTTCGTCATACCAGCGATCGTGTCGGAGTACGCCTCCATTGTCTTTTTCCTATTGAACTGAACGATTCGAAGTGGATTTTCGACGGTTGTTCCAGCTATCCTTGTAATGACGAAACTGAATATTTAATGGCGGGTCTTTTCTTCGCTGAGCGGTAGATATCTTGGGAAAACTTCATCACCAGATGTAGGCAGACTCGATATGTCGAAAACTGAGGTCGCTCGTGACGCCTCGCTTCCGATTGAATCACTCGAGCAGATCGACGAGGTATGTGTCGCTTTTGAAGATCTCTGGAAGTCCAGCCAACCCGTTGAGATTGAGTCTCTTCTAACCGAAGTCAATTTCGACAACCGAGAGCATCTCCTCTATGAATTGCTTCTTATCGAATTTGCTTACATCCGGGATCAGGGTCAATCGGTCCCATACGGCGACTACCGCACGAAATTCGCTGTGTATTCGTCCGCCGTCGAGCATGCGATCGAGGACTTTCTACCACGGATTGACACAACACGACTCACTACAATTGGGACGCCTCCATCTCGACTGATTGGTCAACGCGTCCGTTATGTCGGGAATTACGAGATCCTTGAAGAGATTGCACGCGGAGGAATGGGAGTCGTCTACAAGGCTCGCCAGCAGAAATTGAACCGTATCGTCGCCCTGAAAATGATTCTTTCAGGTCATTTCGCGAGTGATAGAGAGATCGAGCGTTTCCTGCGAGAGGCACGTGCGGCAGGGGCGTTGAATCATCCAAATATTGTAGCGATTCATGAAGTCGGTGAGTTTGAAGGCCGACACTACTTCACGATGGATTTTGTTGACGGTCAAAGTCTTGCTCAATTGATTCAGAAAGAGACTCTCCATCCCAAAGATGCTGCGTCTCTCGTCTCGAAGATTGCTGAGACAGTTCATTTTGCTCATGAGAAGGGGACAATTCATCGAGATCTGAAACCATCGAACATACTCTTGAATCGCCAGGGAGTTCCGTTAGTCACTGACTTCGGATTGGCGAAACTTTACGACGTTGGTTCTGCCGAAAATTCACTGAAAGAACTTACCCCGACTAACCAAATTCTTGGAACTCCGAGCTATATGTCTCCCGAGCAAGCCGCTGGTCGATCCGATCAGTATGGTTCTGCAACCGATGTCTGGTCGCTGGGTGCAATCCTGTACGCTTCTCTTACCGGTCGTGCTCCATTCGTTGCAGACAATGCTGTTGACACGATGTTGCAAGTGATGCGGCATGAGCCTCTGCCACTGCGATCACTTAATCCTAGCGTTCCGAAGGATCTGGAAACGATTTGCTTCAAGTGTCTCTCAAAGCGGATCGAGCAACGTTACTTTTCGGCGAAGCAACTCGCTGAAGACCTACAGCGATTCCTTGAAAATCGACCGATACACGCTCGGCGTGTTGGAACAATGAAAAAGTCACTTCTTTGGGTCCAACGCAACCCTCGCACCTCAGGTTTACTAGCACTAATCAGCCTTTCTCTGCTTACCGGATCACTAGTAAGTTCTTACTTCGCAATTGAAGCCAACGTGCGAGCCGATTCCGAAGCTGAGGCTCGAAAGGCGGCAATTGCACATGAGGCTCGTGCAGGTGTCGCACTTGCAAGAGTCGAAGAGGCGCTGGCAAAAAACAGACAGCTACTTGAAAGCGAGAGGGCTGCAAGGCGTGAGGCCGAAGTCGCGACTCATCGTGCCTTACGCGAAAAAACTGCAGCAATCAAAGCAATGCATCTTGAAGAGATTCAGACGCAGAAGCTCAAGCGTGAGCAAAGAAGCAATCAGTGGCAACGATATGTCGCACAGCTTCAAATGATGCAAGTGGCTTGGATCGAAAAGGATTCTGAGTACTTGAAATCACTTCTGATGAGTTCAATACCGACAAAAGGGCAGGCCGATTTTCGAGGATGGGAGTGGTATTTCTTTTGGGATGAGATCGAACATAGGCCTCAAAACATTGGAGAAGGTAATCGAATTAGTGCCCACGAAGGCGCAGTTCGAGGCTTGGATTGGTCACCTAACGGAAACCAAATTATTACTTCAGGTGATGACAAATTGTTGAAGTTGTGGGACTCGACAACTCTCCAGTTGGTACGGCAATTTCAGCAAGCGGACTTCAATCTCGTTCACGATCTTGAATGGGATGAAAAATCGCAGTCCCTGATCTCAGTTGACGCGGAAGGACTTTCATTTTGGAACCTTGAGGAGGGAATCGAAAGCGTTCGCATCTCTACCAGCGCAGGAGATTGTCCAACTCTCTCGCTGAATCCGAAAAGCGATCATGTGGCCGTCGGCTCCGATCGGGTGCGAGTGTTTGCCCCACCACAGCAGGCGTCTGTTGCGACAAGTGCCCCCGTCGGGAAATGGTTCTCCCCGCACTATAGTCCGGATGGCACAATGATTCTCGCAGTGTCCGCCCAAAGAATCACTCTCATCGACGAAAAGACCGGAAAACTCGTCTTTGATTCCGGGAAAGGAAGCAGCAGTGATGGTCGTCGGGATGCAGCCTGGTCGCCTGATGGAAGGCTGTTCGCAGTTGGTGGAGATCAAATCCTGATCTTTGATGCTCACACATTCCAGGTCGTTGCAGAACTGAATGATCAGAGAAGTCCATCAATTAGTCTGTCGTTCAGTCCATCCGGCACACGACTTCTATCGACCGGATCAGATAACAGGCTTGCAATCTGGGATTGCGCAACTGGAGATCTGTTGATTCACCTTGTTCATCCAAATGAGTCCGGATTGACCGCAGCGAAATGGAGTCCTAGCGGCAAGCAAATCGCCGTATCGACAAGAAGTGGTCACTATTGGGTCTGGGGTTCTCGAGAACTTTCACAGTTGGCGCTTCATCCAGAATTCATTGAAGACGCTGTGCTGAGCAAAGTTCAATCGATTGAAATCGCGCTGAAAGATGCGACCTCGCGGATTCAGCTCAACCCGGAAGATCAAGAAGCACGGGAAAGTCAGGTCGAATTGTTAATGCGGATACGTCGCTGGAAAGCCGCGTTGCAATCATTGAATGAATATATCAAGAGATATCCGCATAACCCGTGGAGTTCGACACGAGGTCTAATATTGGCTGTGGTCGTAAATGACAGTAAATCAATTAGGGAGCATTCAGAGTTGTGCCGAAAATTCTTGAATAGCTCGGATGACAATTGGACCAAGGCACAAATGGCATTGGCGCTCGCAGTTTGCAATTCTCCAGAAGATGACCCTAATGAATTGGTCAAGGCCGCGCGTCCACATTCGGAAAACGGTGATCGGTGGGACTTTCAATACCCCCTCATGGTAGCGCTACTTCGAGACGGAAAATTGGAAGAACTTTCTGAACGCATCAGGGTTCATGAGAAGAAGAACGACTTCAGTCAATTGCAGGTCTTAAGTCTTCTGGACGCACTCAGGCTTTATGAGTTGGGAGAGCTGGATCTCGCTGCGCAAAGCTTCGTGGTCGCTCGAGCCTATTCCGATGTGCTTCCTGAGATCTATCGTTCCACTCCGATTAATGAACTGATCTCGATCCCCTTACATCGAGAAGTTAAACAAAAACTTGGTGTTGACATGACGATTTCGAACGACAGCAATAGGCATGAGACACTCCTGGAATCTAAAGACTGAATTGCGATTCCACCTGCTTTTGCGGAGTTTAGTAAACTACAAAGTCAGCATAGATGAATGATCGATCGATCCGCAATTGTATTGAGAAGCTCAAAGAAGGCGACAGTCAGGCGGTCGAAAAACTGTGGGTCGAGTGTTATCAACGCCTTGTCAAACTGGCAAGAAAACGGCTCGAAGGCGTCCCACGCAAGATGGCCGATGAAGAGGATGTCGCTCTGAGTGCTCTCGAAAGCTTTTGCAGGGCGGCTCGCTTGGGAAGATTCCCTGATCTCAATGACCAGAACGACTTGTGGCGAATTTTGTTTGCGATTACGACGAGAAAAGCAATTGACTTTAAACGGTATGAGTCACGACGGCCGGTGACCGCGGAGTCTGGATTTATCAATCCGAATAACGAGAAGGCAGGGATTCATAACCTGCCAGCTGATCCCAGTGAAGAAGCCGTTGCTGCAAGTTTAGCCGAAGAATTAGACGCTCAACTGGGGAAGCTGTCACCTGACTTGCGTGAACTCGCTGTCGCAAAGCTTGAAGGCTACACGAATCCAGAGATCGCCCAGCGTTTCCGAATTGCATTGCGAACTGTCGAACGACGCCTGCACCTCATCCGACGCAAGTGGGAGAACGGGTTGTAAGTACT
The sequence above is drawn from the Thalassoglobus sp. JC818 genome and encodes:
- a CDS encoding serine/threonine-protein kinase: MSKTEVARDASLPIESLEQIDEVCVAFEDLWKSSQPVEIESLLTEVNFDNREHLLYELLLIEFAYIRDQGQSVPYGDYRTKFAVYSSAVEHAIEDFLPRIDTTRLTTIGTPPSRLIGQRVRYVGNYEILEEIARGGMGVVYKARQQKLNRIVALKMILSGHFASDREIERFLREARAAGALNHPNIVAIHEVGEFEGRHYFTMDFVDGQSLAQLIQKETLHPKDAASLVSKIAETVHFAHEKGTIHRDLKPSNILLNRQGVPLVTDFGLAKLYDVGSAENSLKELTPTNQILGTPSYMSPEQAAGRSDQYGSATDVWSLGAILYASLTGRAPFVADNAVDTMLQVMRHEPLPLRSLNPSVPKDLETICFKCLSKRIEQRYFSAKQLAEDLQRFLENRPIHARRVGTMKKSLLWVQRNPRTSGLLALISLSLLTGSLVSSYFAIEANVRADSEAEARKAAIAHEARAGVALARVEEALAKNRQLLESERAARREAEVATHRALREKTAAIKAMHLEEIQTQKLKREQRSNQWQRYVAQLQMMQVAWIEKDSEYLKSLLMSSIPTKGQADFRGWEWYFFWDEIEHRPQNIGEGNRISAHEGAVRGLDWSPNGNQIITSGDDKLLKLWDSTTLQLVRQFQQADFNLVHDLEWDEKSQSLISVDAEGLSFWNLEEGIESVRISTSAGDCPTLSLNPKSDHVAVGSDRVRVFAPPQQASVATSAPVGKWFSPHYSPDGTMILAVSAQRITLIDEKTGKLVFDSGKGSSSDGRRDAAWSPDGRLFAVGGDQILIFDAHTFQVVAELNDQRSPSISLSFSPSGTRLLSTGSDNRLAIWDCATGDLLIHLVHPNESGLTAAKWSPSGKQIAVSTRSGHYWVWGSRELSQLALHPEFIEDAVLSKVQSIEIALKDATSRIQLNPEDQEARESQVELLMRIRRWKAALQSLNEYIKRYPHNPWSSTRGLILAVVVNDSKSIREHSELCRKFLNSSDDNWTKAQMALALAVCNSPEDDPNELVKAARPHSENGDRWDFQYPLMVALLRDGKLEELSERIRVHEKKNDFSQLQVLSLLDALRLYELGELDLAAQSFVVARAYSDVLPEIYRSTPINELISIPLHREVKQKLGVDMTISNDSNRHETLLESKD
- a CDS encoding DUF1731 domain-containing protein, whose protein sequence is MRGPLEKQKVVIAGGSGFVGLSLARHLADRGASVVLFSRTLPRVDGPWKHHRWDGRTLGDWVEQLNGANGLINLAGRSVDCIKTPDHQDEILRSRVESTRILGAALRTLSSPPSIWVQMSTAHIYGDPPTLLCDEDTALGYGLAPDVGRAWEQAFHESLLPTQRAVILRTSFVLGRDAGAGSGALNKLVPLVRFGLGGTVGSGSQGMSWIHYEDMNRLFERGLTNPDMQGVYIASAPNPVSQAEFMRELRRAVGMPIGLPAASWMVRIGAKLLLRTDPDLALYGRYVHSRRLEEESFQFCQPTIREALHDVLS
- a CDS encoding sigma-70 family RNA polymerase sigma factor, whose translation is MNDRSIRNCIEKLKEGDSQAVEKLWVECYQRLVKLARKRLEGVPRKMADEEDVALSALESFCRAARLGRFPDLNDQNDLWRILFAITTRKAIDFKRYESRRPVTAESGFINPNNEKAGIHNLPADPSEEAVAASLAEELDAQLGKLSPDLRELAVAKLEGYTNPEIAQRFRIALRTVERRLHLIRRKWENGL